A DNA window from uncultured Methanoregula sp. contains the following coding sequences:
- a CDS encoding nucleotide exchange factor GrpE — translation MTDSPGSKPKENPPADPQSLLDTQKKAFADLNDQYLRLAADFENFRRRTARERESITTLANERLAVDLLEVVDNIDRALKADEAHLKEGLVQIQQLLAAQLHRHGIEPIESLKKPFNPQEHEAVAHVPSDECAGTVIDEVSCGYRMHDKIIRHAKVAVSKGNEKNTEE, via the coding sequence ATGACGGATTCTCCGGGATCGAAACCCAAAGAGAATCCGCCGGCCGATCCGCAGTCCCTGCTGGATACACAGAAGAAAGCGTTTGCTGACTTAAACGACCAGTATCTCAGGCTGGCTGCGGATTTTGAAAATTTCAGGAGACGCACTGCCCGGGAGCGCGAATCGATCACTACCCTTGCAAACGAGCGGCTTGCTGTGGACCTGCTGGAAGTTGTCGATAATATCGACCGGGCCCTCAAGGCCGATGAAGCCCACTTGAAAGAGGGGCTCGTCCAGATCCAGCAGCTCCTTGCTGCCCAGTTGCACCGTCACGGCATTGAACCGATTGAATCCTTGAAAAAACCGTTCAATCCACAGGAGCACGAAGCAGTCGCCCACGTCCCGTCAGATGAATGTGCGGGAACCGTAATCGACGAAGTTTCGTGCGGGTATCGTATGCATGACAAGATAATCAGACACGCAAAAGTTGCAGTATCAAAAGGAAACGAAAAAAATACGGAGGAATAA
- the dnaK gene encoding molecular chaperone DnaK, whose product MAKEKVLGIDLGTTFSCMSIMEAGKPIVIPNSEGGRTTASIVAFTKEGERLVGSLAKRQAVTNPQRTIQSIKRDMGTSRKVKIDSKEYTPQEISAMILQKLKIDAEAYLGEKISKAVVTVPAYFNDAQRQATKDAGKIAGLEVLRIINEPTASALAYGIDKENDATVLVYDLGGGTFDVSILTLGDGVFEVKSTAGNNHLGGDDFDKLVQDYLIEEFKKKEGIDLRNDPYAMQRLRDASENAKIELSQRQTTNINLPYITTDASGPKFLNIDLTRAKLEQLIGALVESTVGPVKQALSDAKLEPKDIDHVLLVGGSTRVPLVQETVKKLLGKEPDKGINPDECVALGAGIQGAVLTGEAKDIVLLDVTPLTLGIETLGGIATKLIERNTTIPTRKSQIFSTAADGQTSVEIHVVQGERALAKDNFTLGKFQLTGIPPAPRGIPQIEVTFDIDSNGIIHVSAKDLGSGNQQAISIKGDKKLSEEDIKKMMDAAKQFEAEDKKQRDEIELRNQADTAVFTAEKMLKESGDKLEAEDKTKVEEGAAAVKKALEENNIDEIKKAMESLTEAVYAVTTKIYQKAQAEQAAQQQAGSNPGSGPAGQEPKNDDNVVNADYKVKEE is encoded by the coding sequence ATGGCAAAAGAGAAAGTTCTGGGTATCGATCTGGGAACAACGTTTTCCTGCATGTCCATCATGGAAGCCGGAAAGCCGATCGTTATTCCCAATTCTGAAGGCGGACGGACAACGGCATCCATAGTTGCTTTCACAAAAGAAGGCGAACGGCTTGTCGGCAGCCTTGCAAAACGCCAGGCTGTGACCAACCCCCAGCGGACGATCCAGTCCATCAAACGGGATATGGGCACGAGCAGGAAAGTAAAGATCGACAGCAAGGAGTACACTCCGCAGGAGATCTCGGCCATGATCCTGCAGAAACTCAAGATCGATGCCGAAGCCTACCTTGGGGAGAAGATCAGCAAAGCCGTTGTCACGGTCCCTGCCTACTTCAACGATGCCCAGCGCCAGGCAACCAAGGATGCCGGCAAGATTGCCGGTCTTGAAGTCCTGCGTATCATCAACGAGCCCACGGCAAGCGCCCTTGCATACGGTATCGACAAGGAGAACGATGCAACCGTCCTCGTCTACGATCTCGGCGGCGGCACGTTCGATGTCTCGATCCTCACGCTCGGCGACGGGGTCTTTGAAGTCAAGTCAACCGCAGGCAACAACCACCTTGGCGGCGACGACTTCGACAAACTTGTCCAGGATTACCTCATCGAGGAGTTCAAGAAGAAGGAAGGCATCGACCTGCGCAATGATCCCTATGCAATGCAGCGCCTGCGCGATGCATCGGAGAATGCCAAGATCGAACTCTCCCAGCGGCAGACAACCAACATCAACCTGCCGTACATCACCACCGATGCGAGCGGCCCCAAATTCCTGAACATCGACCTGACCCGCGCCAAGCTCGAACAGCTGATAGGCGCCCTTGTCGAATCAACGGTAGGCCCGGTCAAGCAGGCACTGAGCGATGCCAAGCTGGAGCCAAAAGACATCGATCACGTCCTCCTGGTCGGGGGTTCGACCCGTGTACCCCTTGTGCAGGAAACCGTCAAGAAGCTGCTCGGGAAAGAGCCGGACAAGGGCATCAACCCGGACGAATGCGTTGCTCTCGGTGCCGGTATCCAGGGCGCAGTTCTGACCGGTGAGGCAAAAGACATCGTCCTCCTGGATGTCACCCCGCTCACGCTCGGTATCGAGACCCTTGGCGGCATTGCAACCAAGCTCATCGAGCGCAACACGACAATCCCCACAAGGAAGAGTCAGATCTTCTCCACTGCGGCCGACGGCCAGACCAGCGTCGAGATCCACGTGGTCCAGGGAGAGCGGGCGCTTGCCAAGGATAACTTCACGCTCGGAAAATTCCAGCTGACCGGCATCCCGCCGGCACCCAGGGGAATCCCCCAGATCGAAGTAACGTTCGATATCGATTCGAACGGCATCATCCATGTCTCGGCAAAAGATCTCGGCAGCGGCAACCAGCAGGCCATCTCGATCAAAGGAGACAAGAAACTCTCCGAAGAGGACATCAAGAAGATGATGGACGCGGCCAAGCAGTTCGAGGCTGAAGACAAGAAGCAGCGGGACGAGATCGAGCTCCGCAACCAGGCCGACACCGCAGTCTTCACCGCGGAGAAGATGTTGAAAGAGAGCGGCGACAAGCTGGAAGCCGAAGACAAGACAAAAGTCGAAGAAGGCGCAGCGGCTGTTAAAAAAGCGCTCGAAGAGAACAACATCGACGAGATCAAGAAGGCCATGGAGTCGCTCACTGAAGCTGTATATGCAGTGACAACCAAGATTTATCAGAAAGCCCAGGCAGAACAGGCAGCGCAGCAGCAGGCCGGGTCGAACCCCGGGTCAGGTCCTGCCGGGCAGGAACCCAAGAACGACGATAATGTCGTCAATGCAGATTACAAGGTAAAAGAAGAGTGA
- the dnaJ gene encoding molecular chaperone DnaJ, whose product MGADYYETLGVPRNADDKEIKKAYRNLARKYHPDVCKEAGAEEKFKTINEAYSVLSDEQKKRQYDNMGHETFTNASKGSYSGSSGYGSGGFSSDFSGFGDIFDFFGGGQRRSGPQPGADLLMRIQIKLEDAVAGTDREIEVMHTEPCPACSGSGSETKRLNTCPRCGGSGQMRQAAQSPFGQFIRMTPCTQCEGRGKIPEKVCKDCHGSGHTRVKRKISVHIPAGVDNGMRLRMEGYGEAGDYGAHNGDLFIEIYVQGHDRFVRSGDNLETLIEISPAQAVLGTTVEVETIDKRHIDLHVPAGIQYNTALKIPGEGIKRRGKPGDLLVRIRIVTPKSISTEQKELYQKIADLEGKNSGGGGFFSGIMGGKKKPKK is encoded by the coding sequence ATGGGCGCGGACTATTACGAGACCCTCGGCGTACCCCGGAATGCCGATGACAAGGAGATCAAGAAGGCGTACAGGAACCTCGCCCGTAAATATCATCCCGATGTCTGCAAAGAAGCCGGCGCCGAAGAGAAGTTCAAGACGATCAACGAGGCCTACAGCGTCCTGTCCGACGAACAGAAAAAACGCCAGTACGACAACATGGGCCACGAGACGTTCACGAACGCTTCGAAAGGATCGTACTCGGGCAGCAGCGGGTATGGCAGCGGGGGATTCTCCTCCGACTTCTCCGGCTTCGGGGATATCTTCGATTTCTTTGGCGGAGGCCAGAGACGCTCGGGACCCCAGCCCGGTGCCGATCTCCTCATGCGGATCCAGATAAAACTGGAGGATGCCGTTGCCGGCACCGACCGCGAGATCGAGGTCATGCACACGGAGCCCTGCCCGGCCTGCAGCGGATCCGGAAGCGAGACGAAGCGTCTCAACACCTGTCCCCGCTGCGGCGGTTCCGGCCAGATGCGGCAGGCAGCCCAGTCCCCGTTTGGCCAGTTCATCCGTATGACTCCCTGCACCCAGTGCGAGGGGCGGGGCAAGATCCCCGAGAAAGTCTGCAAGGACTGCCATGGATCCGGCCACACCCGGGTCAAGCGGAAGATCTCCGTCCACATCCCGGCCGGGGTTGACAACGGCATGCGCCTCCGGATGGAAGGCTATGGCGAGGCAGGAGATTACGGAGCCCACAACGGCGATCTCTTCATCGAGATCTATGTCCAGGGCCATGACCGGTTTGTCCGGTCGGGGGACAACCTGGAGACCCTCATCGAGATCTCCCCGGCCCAGGCCGTGCTCGGGACAACAGTCGAGGTCGAGACCATCGACAAACGTCACATCGATCTCCATGTCCCGGCCGGTATCCAGTACAACACGGCCCTCAAAATCCCCGGCGAAGGGATAAAGCGGCGGGGAAAACCGGGCGACCTGCTCGTCCGGATCCGGATCGTAACCCCGAAATCCATCAGCACCGAACAGAAGGAACTCTACCAGAAGATCGCCGACCTGGAAGGAAAGAACAGCGGCGGCGGGGGATTCTTCTCCGGCATCATGGGCGGCAAGAAGAAACCCAAAAAATAA
- a CDS encoding methyltransferase domain-containing protein — protein sequence MKLLFELSGENPTLPFAELDCVGTVLDQRLQVAVAECPDPKKTERLAMTQGVLEYLGECEPTLPAFTELLRDLSIETTRTFAGRAKKVHGGCHEHNPCSQKEFERLIGTMIAGPVSLKNPEIEYRAILSEDRCYFGKVLCFINRSAYDERNPGKRDFFHPGVMMPRMARTLVNLACAGDGDILLDPFCGTGGILIEAGLIGARALGSDFDPLMVGGCRQNIREPELLLADATHLPFGNGTVDSVVTDLPYGQSVCIRKADTMDRLYADSLDEIRRILKPGRRAVIVTHKDISALAADHMTVLQRHDQRVHKSLTRRVLVLAH from the coding sequence ATGAAGCTTCTTTTTGAGCTTTCCGGTGAGAATCCCACCCTTCCGTTTGCTGAACTCGACTGCGTGGGAACGGTTCTCGACCAGCGTCTCCAGGTCGCGGTTGCAGAATGCCCGGATCCCAAAAAAACAGAACGACTCGCCATGACGCAGGGAGTGCTCGAATATCTCGGCGAGTGCGAACCAACGCTTCCGGCCTTTACGGAACTGCTCCGGGACTTATCGATAGAGACAACCCGGACCTTTGCCGGCCGGGCCAAGAAAGTCCACGGGGGCTGCCATGAGCACAACCCCTGCTCCCAGAAAGAGTTCGAGCGACTCATCGGCACCATGATCGCAGGGCCGGTCTCTCTCAAGAACCCGGAGATCGAGTACCGGGCAATCCTCTCGGAAGACCGGTGTTATTTTGGAAAAGTGCTCTGCTTCATCAATCGCAGTGCCTATGATGAACGCAATCCCGGGAAGCGGGACTTCTTCCACCCGGGCGTCATGATGCCGAGGATGGCAAGGACGCTCGTGAACCTTGCCTGTGCAGGAGACGGGGATATTCTTCTCGATCCGTTCTGCGGCACCGGGGGCATCCTGATCGAGGCCGGGCTGATCGGCGCCCGGGCGCTCGGCAGCGATTTCGATCCCCTGATGGTGGGCGGCTGCCGGCAGAACATCCGGGAGCCGGAACTCCTGCTTGCCGATGCAACGCATCTCCCGTTCGGGAACGGGACTGTCGATTCCGTTGTAACGGATCTCCCCTACGGGCAGTCGGTCTGCATCAGGAAAGCCGACACCATGGACCGGTTGTATGCCGACTCCCTGGACGAGATCCGCCGCATCCTGAAACCCGGCCGCCGGGCGGTCATCGTAACCCACAAGGATATCTCTGCTCTGGCTGCCGATCACATGACCGTGCTCCAGCGCCACGACCAGCGGGTCCACAAGAGCCTCACCCGCCGGGTGCTGGTACTGGCGCATTGA
- a CDS encoding tetratricopeptide repeat protein: MKRSILPYFFLACILCLALFCLPALAYSANAVTFYDQGNALFATKNYTAAAAAYDNAIALEPGYYEAWNAKADALNKDKQFNNALIASDKALSLNPQYLQGWLNRGTILYMLGRYDDEQKAYDQAIAIDPTNSTAWFFKGFSLGGMKKYDEAIAAFDKVKSLDPNYPRIDYYRDMAVQMRNQESPFSMQNLFYIIAGAVIIIGAAAWYLAVRKKY, translated from the coding sequence ATGAAACGCAGTATTCTCCCGTATTTCTTTCTCGCATGCATCCTCTGCCTGGCACTTTTCTGCCTGCCGGCGCTCGCCTATTCGGCCAATGCAGTAACATTCTATGACCAGGGAAACGCCCTCTTTGCAACAAAGAATTATACTGCCGCTGCCGCAGCCTATGACAACGCGATCGCCCTTGAGCCGGGTTACTACGAGGCCTGGAATGCAAAAGCCGATGCCCTCAACAAGGACAAACAGTTCAACAATGCCCTCATTGCTTCGGACAAGGCCCTCAGCCTCAACCCTCAGTATCTCCAGGGCTGGCTCAACCGAGGGACGATCCTGTACATGCTCGGCCGGTACGATGACGAGCAGAAAGCCTATGACCAGGCAATCGCAATCGACCCGACCAATAGCACGGCCTGGTTCTTCAAAGGCTTCTCCCTTGGCGGGATGAAGAAGTACGACGAGGCCATTGCCGCGTTTGACAAGGTCAAGTCCCTTGACCCCAATTATCCCCGCATAGATTATTACCGGGACATGGCCGTGCAGATGCGCAACCAGGAGTCTCCGTTCTCGATGCAGAACCTGTTCTACATCATTGCAGGAGCGGTCATCATCATCGGCGCAGCAGCCTGGTATCTTGCGGTCCGGAAAAAATACTGA
- a CDS encoding AAA family ATPase has product MTNLHSTLPITIKHLGAVSNAKIQLKPLTVFVGENSTGKTYSAYLIGFLFSNYACNNYLSQIDSHNRIKDIDQIIEKIRSERKSKLNLKSFLKNNSQKYFDMICKNIVPNEYSKFLASDTVSFDKIDVKLDLSDFLDTQYNHLSPHFLHFNFECNNEICEKCGNDLCEIKNRKININIDKKNLIVSFKIVDDSITQPEIEKFVYEIAIKLLHRSIFNETYFLGAERTGLSLLYHTVKTRELHSDQPNTEIDTSQKNRKIRGELNVLFSTPTKDLFSYVREIFDPDADEARKLKIRNKAEIKKYLAFADILEMEILQGKIGIKDYKKQKIKKIMFDYTTLDKKIPLNMSMSASGVKGLSPLILFLRYFIEPHELIIIDEPELNLHPRAQVQLIELLTMLANSNVHVIITTHSPYIVDHLINLIKASNKRNKKEIAKKFYLKDELAFIKKEDVSAYLFENHSTTDILEKQGHINWKTFSKISEEITDLYFELDD; this is encoded by the coding sequence ATGACAAATCTTCATTCAACCCTACCGATTACAATAAAACATTTAGGTGCAGTATCAAATGCAAAAATTCAATTAAAACCGTTAACCGTTTTTGTTGGTGAGAATAGTACAGGAAAAACATATTCTGCGTACCTAATTGGATTTCTCTTCAGCAATTATGCATGCAATAATTATTTGTCGCAAATTGATTCACATAATAGGATTAAAGATATCGATCAAATAATTGAAAAAATTAGAAGTGAGAGAAAATCAAAATTAAATTTAAAGTCATTTCTAAAAAATAATAGTCAAAAATATTTTGATATGATCTGCAAAAATATCGTTCCCAATGAATATTCGAAGTTTTTAGCATCGGATACTGTATCTTTTGATAAAATTGATGTTAAGTTGGATTTGAGTGATTTTCTTGATACACAATATAATCATCTTTCTCCTCACTTCCTTCATTTTAACTTCGAATGCAATAACGAAATATGTGAAAAATGTGGAAATGATCTTTGCGAGATAAAAAATCGAAAAATAAACATTAATATTGATAAAAAAAATTTAATTGTATCATTTAAAATTGTGGATGATTCCATTACACAACCTGAAATTGAAAAATTTGTTTATGAAATTGCAATTAAGTTACTCCACAGATCCATTTTTAATGAGACATATTTTTTAGGAGCTGAACGAACTGGATTATCACTTTTATACCATACTGTAAAAACTAGAGAATTACATTCAGATCAACCAAACACAGAAATTGATACTTCACAAAAAAATAGAAAAATTAGAGGAGAGTTGAATGTTTTATTCTCAACACCTACAAAAGACCTGTTTAGTTATGTAAGAGAAATTTTTGATCCCGATGCAGATGAGGCGCGAAAATTAAAAATTAGAAATAAGGCAGAGATAAAAAAATATTTAGCATTTGCTGATATTCTTGAAATGGAAATTTTGCAAGGGAAAATTGGAATAAAGGACTATAAAAAACAGAAAATTAAAAAAATAATGTTTGATTATACCACTCTCGATAAGAAAATTCCATTAAATATGTCAATGAGTGCATCGGGCGTAAAGGGTTTATCTCCATTAATATTATTTTTACGATATTTCATTGAACCACATGAGTTGATTATAATTGATGAGCCTGAATTGAATTTACATCCGAGAGCACAAGTTCAATTAATTGAATTGCTCACCATGTTAGCAAATTCAAATGTTCATGTGATAATAACAACCCACAGTCCATATATCGTAGATCATTTAATTAATCTAATAAAAGCGTCGAATAAAAGGAACAAAAAAGAAATAGCAAAAAAATTTTATTTAAAGGATGAGTTAGCATTCATCAAAAAAGAGGATGTATCCGCATACTTATTTGAAAATCACTCAACAACGGATATTTTAGAAAAACAAGGCCATATCAATTGGAAGACATTTAGTAAAATATCAGAAGAAATTACTGATTTGTATTTTGAGCTTGATGATTAA
- a CDS encoding STAS domain-containing protein — protein MALCNVRTRDKILIVSLPLSVDHVAAMALEKELRTYLAQKPASLLCDMSGTTYVSSSGLRIFLTMAKMAKVSGIHFGFFSITPFVDHVFKLSGFKALFAIYPTEEDAVRAASAW, from the coding sequence ATGGCGTTATGTAATGTACGGACCCGTGATAAGATCCTGATAGTATCTCTTCCCTTATCGGTAGATCATGTTGCGGCCATGGCGCTTGAAAAAGAGCTTCGCACCTATCTTGCACAGAAACCCGCGTCCCTTCTCTGCGACATGTCCGGGACAACGTACGTGTCCAGTTCAGGGCTCCGGATCTTCCTTACCATGGCAAAGATGGCAAAAGTCTCCGGGATCCATTTCGGGTTCTTCTCCATCACCCCGTTTGTGGACCATGTCTTCAAGCTCTCGGGTTTCAAGGCCCTTTTTGCTATCTATCCCACGGAAGAGGACGCGGTCCGGGCTGCATCGGCCTGGTGA
- a CDS encoding GNAT family N-acetyltransferase, with translation MPASTAIQTERLELIPATREILTSDRGDRAGLGRLLNAAIPAGWPPPLLEDTVLAEFIRILEEGSDPAFCCWYWVLKGSDNKTRTLIGSGGIASLLGLPDTVLIGYSVLDGFQGRGYATEAVRHIVPVAFSCPGIRKILATTYPELGASIRVLEKNGFLPAETAGSGTGMEEGTLAFILERDR, from the coding sequence ATGCCTGCATCAACCGCCATACAGACCGAACGGCTGGAACTTATACCGGCAACAAGGGAGATCCTGACAAGCGACCGGGGGGACCGGGCAGGGCTTGGCCGGCTCCTGAACGCCGCCATCCCTGCCGGCTGGCCCCCGCCCCTCCTCGAAGACACAGTACTTGCGGAATTTATCCGGATCCTGGAAGAGGGATCAGACCCGGCCTTCTGTTGCTGGTACTGGGTTCTTAAGGGATCGGATAATAAAACACGAACCCTTATCGGCAGCGGGGGTATCGCATCGCTTTTAGGATTGCCGGATACCGTTCTCATCGGGTACTCCGTTCTGGACGGGTTCCAGGGCCGGGGCTATGCAACCGAAGCAGTCCGGCATATCGTACCGGTTGCTTTTTCCTGCCCGGGCATCCGGAAGATTCTTGCAACAACGTACCCGGAGCTCGGGGCATCCATCCGGGTTCTGGAAAAGAACGGATTTCTCCCGGCAGAAACGGCAGGCAGTGGGACCGGAATGGAAGAAGGGACGCTCGCGTTCATCCTGGAAAGAGACCGGTAG
- a CDS encoding TATA-box-binding protein, with amino-acid sequence MSGKKYESLKIENIVASGVIAESIDLADFSSKVENCELNKKRFPGAVYRIADPKIACLIFSSGKIVITGVRNDAALAKGLAIVIKSLKDAGIEPLSEPRVAITNMVCSYNLERYINLNKMAVTLSIENVEYEPEQFPGLVYRIKDPKIVVLIFSSGKIILTGGKNLDDVRKGLDVLEKKLECLS; translated from the coding sequence ATGTCCGGTAAAAAATATGAATCCTTGAAGATCGAGAACATCGTTGCATCCGGTGTCATTGCAGAATCCATTGATCTTGCAGATTTCTCATCGAAAGTCGAGAACTGCGAGCTCAATAAAAAACGGTTTCCCGGTGCGGTATACCGTATTGCGGATCCCAAGATTGCGTGCCTGATCTTCTCGTCAGGCAAGATCGTCATCACCGGTGTCCGGAACGATGCCGCTCTCGCCAAGGGACTCGCCATTGTCATCAAATCCTTGAAAGATGCAGGAATCGAACCCCTCAGCGAACCCCGGGTCGCGATCACCAACATGGTCTGTTCGTACAATCTTGAGCGGTACATCAATCTGAACAAGATGGCCGTCACGCTCAGCATCGAAAATGTCGAGTACGAACCCGAACAGTTCCCCGGCCTCGTGTACCGGATCAAGGACCCGAAGATCGTTGTCCTGATCTTCTCCTCTGGAAAGATCATCCTGACGGGCGGTAAGAACCTCGACGATGTTCGGAAAGGGCTCGATGTCCTTGAAAAGAAGCTGGAATGCCTCAGCTGA
- a CDS encoding 4Fe-4S binding protein: MQITQSIRRSIAAVILTAGLAYPACAAVCPKGIGGCTSPGRCFLFVDADSNSLCDYTGRTGSQASTGTVSAQPGASSPIPVSSASGTAGTQAVPAQSSASSVASVPPGNAGTALQDSSSGSILNSFHLSVPLVEVLLFLAFTTLIFALIREGIAGIRIQRTVPALALSALFGLPLSLVTTSVLAGSAVAGTVFALVYMAIAPVLVAYLWYTGAMSRKIVLLTAAISTIAGFVFVAPIMPTELGGIVTAATGTSALTMGICIICAVIALAVITGRTFCSSICPVGSLQELAYAVPFRKILIGRTRVPELIRLVLFAATAIAAVYLVDLMAVTGFYDLFSLTLTAGFVVAAGLLLVSILVYRPVCRILCPFGVLFSLFSEFSWFRLRRTETCIGCRRCEKACPALVAGENDPKRECYLCGRCTETCPEKTALAYRH; encoded by the coding sequence ATGCAGATCACACAATCCATCAGACGTTCAATCGCTGCGGTCATACTGACTGCAGGACTCGCGTACCCGGCCTGCGCTGCCGTCTGCCCCAAGGGAATCGGGGGATGCACGTCCCCGGGGCGGTGCTTCCTCTTTGTGGATGCGGACAGCAACTCACTCTGCGATTATACCGGACGGACCGGGTCGCAGGCATCGACCGGTACGGTTTCAGCCCAGCCGGGGGCTTCATCCCCGATACCGGTTTCGTCAGCATCGGGTACAGCCGGCACGCAGGCGGTCCCGGCCCAGTCTTCGGCTTCGTCCGTTGCATCGGTTCCACCGGGCAATGCAGGCACCGCTCTCCAGGATTCATCATCCGGGAGTATCCTGAATTCTTTCCACCTATCAGTACCACTTGTCGAAGTGCTCCTCTTCCTCGCCTTTACCACACTCATCTTTGCACTCATCCGGGAGGGCATTGCAGGAATCCGGATCCAGAGGACGGTTCCCGCCCTTGCGCTCTCGGCTCTCTTCGGCCTCCCGCTCTCTCTTGTCACCACATCCGTTCTTGCCGGAAGCGCAGTTGCAGGCACGGTATTTGCGCTCGTGTACATGGCAATCGCACCCGTTCTTGTCGCTTACCTTTGGTACACGGGCGCGATGAGCCGGAAGATTGTGCTTCTTACAGCAGCGATCAGCACGATTGCCGGCTTTGTCTTTGTCGCACCCATCATGCCCACGGAACTCGGGGGAATCGTTACGGCAGCAACCGGCACCTCGGCACTGACCATGGGGATCTGCATTATTTGCGCAGTCATCGCACTTGCAGTCATTACCGGCAGAACCTTCTGCAGCAGCATCTGCCCGGTGGGATCCCTGCAGGAACTGGCATATGCGGTACCGTTCCGGAAGATTCTCATCGGGCGGACCCGAGTTCCTGAACTCATCCGGCTGGTCCTCTTTGCTGCAACGGCCATTGCCGCGGTCTACCTCGTCGACCTGATGGCGGTTACCGGGTTCTACGATCTCTTCAGCCTCACGCTCACCGCGGGATTTGTAGTGGCAGCCGGTCTCCTGCTCGTCTCGATCCTCGTGTACCGTCCGGTCTGCCGGATCCTCTGCCCCTTCGGGGTCCTGTTCTCCCTCTTTTCGGAGTTCAGCTGGTTCCGGCTCCGGCGCACGGAGACCTGCATCGGGTGCAGGAGATGCGAGAAGGCCTGCCCGGCCCTGGTTGCAGGAGAGAATGATCCAAAACGGGAATGCTATCTCTGCGGACGGTGCACGGAGACCTGCCCGGAAAAGACGGCGCTCGCGTACCGCCACTGA